From the genome of Candidatus Eisenbacteria bacterium, one region includes:
- the egtD gene encoding L-histidine N(alpha)-methyltransferase has product MRSEAASPARLAFLEELAADVRAGMGGPGAKRLPSRYLYDDLGSALFEAIGFLPEYGLTRADERILRAHAGEIVARLPGPITVAELGSGSGRKTRWILEALAPRGSTTYYPIDISRAALARCALELGQLPSVRVEPVEEDYLRGLSEVAARRVDKNRLLLLFLGSTIGNFEPAQARDFIREIGWRLRPGDGFLLGTDLLKPVPTLLAAYDDTLGVTAAFNLNLLLRLNRELDADFDPGSFAHEARWSAAEKRIEMHLVARRAHAVQIRATDMRVLFRERETIWTESSYKFEREDAVRLAKQAGFECSSQWVDREWPFAESLLLRR; this is encoded by the coding sequence ATGCGATCCGAGGCGGCATCGCCCGCGCGTTTGGCCTTCCTTGAGGAGCTGGCCGCCGACGTCCGCGCGGGAATGGGCGGGCCCGGGGCCAAGAGACTCCCGTCGCGCTATCTCTACGATGACTTGGGCTCGGCGCTCTTCGAAGCGATCGGCTTCCTGCCCGAGTACGGCCTCACGCGAGCCGATGAACGCATCCTCCGCGCGCACGCCGGAGAAATTGTCGCGCGTCTGCCCGGGCCGATCACGGTCGCGGAGCTCGGGAGCGGAAGCGGGCGAAAGACGCGATGGATCCTGGAAGCGCTTGCACCGCGCGGATCCACGACGTACTACCCGATCGACATCTCTCGCGCGGCCCTCGCCCGCTGCGCGCTCGAGCTCGGCCAGCTCCCTTCGGTCCGGGTGGAGCCGGTCGAGGAGGACTACCTGCGGGGTCTCTCCGAGGTGGCCGCGCGGCGCGTGGACAAGAATCGCCTGCTCCTGCTTTTCCTCGGCAGCACGATCGGCAACTTCGAGCCGGCTCAGGCCCGGGATTTCATCCGCGAGATCGGCTGGCGACTGAGACCGGGCGACGGTTTCCTTCTCGGGACCGACCTCCTGAAGCCCGTGCCTACCCTGCTGGCAGCCTACGATGACACGCTCGGCGTGACCGCGGCGTTCAATCTGAATCTATTGCTTCGCTTGAATCGCGAGCTGGACGCCGACTTCGACCCGGGCTCCTTCGCGCATGAAGCGCGCTGGTCAGCCGCGGAGAAACGAATCGAAATGCACCTCGTCGCGCGTCGCGCCCACGCGGTTCAGATTCGCGCGACGGACATGCGGGTTCTGTTCCGCGAGCGCGAGACCATCTGGACCGAAAGCTCGTACAAATTCGAGCGCGAGGATGCCGTGCGTCTCGCGAAGCAGGCGGGTTTCGAGTGCTCGTCCCAGTGGGTCGATCGCGAATGGCCCTTCGCCGAGAGCCTGCTCCTGCGTCGGTAA
- a CDS encoding MFS transporter: MVGVMLALFLAALDQTIVSTALPRIVQEFHGLEHLSWVLAAYLLASTVVVPVYGKLSDIYGRKPFILSAIVLFLIGSVLSGVSQNMLQLVFFRAIQGLGGGAIFANAFAVVGDLYPPAERGRWQGLLGGVFGLSSVIGPTLGGWLTDHASWRWNFFINIPVGIVAFLAVASLLPRITPDRKGRSIDYAGALLLTAGLVSLLLALIWGGTQSPWGSATILGLFAAAFVSLVAFGFVEARAEEPILPLSLFSNPIFSVSMAALFLVGIGMFGVILFIPLFAQLVLGVTATNSGTILTPLTLAFVAASVLSGQLTSRTGRYKTIAVAGLVVATVSLFVMSRMTAATSQVSLVARMVATGLGIGATLPVFTLAVQNAFEHAKLGIATASAQLFRSIGATVGTAVLGSVLNARLSRELGSLAHDPFIQVAARAYPAAHLERPDANTLQLILTQPGRGRIEAQLAHLPAVLPPEAHAAFHSFLGRARAAFAVSITETFLIASALMAVAFVVSLFLREIPLRKTHAERPGDAAERELEAERAVLPARDAPGSP; encoded by the coding sequence ATGGTCGGCGTCATGCTGGCGCTGTTCCTGGCGGCACTCGACCAAACCATCGTGTCGACGGCGCTCCCGCGGATCGTCCAGGAGTTCCATGGTCTCGAACACCTGAGCTGGGTCCTCGCCGCGTACCTTCTCGCCTCGACGGTCGTGGTCCCGGTCTACGGCAAGCTCTCCGATATCTACGGGCGCAAGCCCTTCATCCTCTCGGCGATCGTCTTGTTTTTGATCGGCTCGGTGCTCTCGGGCGTGTCGCAGAACATGCTCCAGCTCGTCTTTTTCCGGGCGATCCAGGGCCTGGGCGGGGGGGCCATTTTCGCGAACGCGTTCGCGGTCGTCGGAGATTTGTACCCCCCTGCCGAGCGCGGCCGGTGGCAGGGGCTCCTCGGCGGAGTATTCGGGCTCTCGTCCGTCATCGGTCCGACGCTCGGAGGCTGGCTCACGGACCACGCGTCCTGGCGATGGAATTTTTTCATCAACATCCCGGTGGGGATCGTGGCGTTTCTTGCCGTGGCCTCGCTGCTCCCGCGCATCACGCCCGACCGAAAAGGACGGTCGATCGACTATGCGGGCGCTCTGCTCCTGACGGCCGGTCTCGTGTCGCTGCTTCTCGCCCTGATCTGGGGCGGCACGCAATCTCCGTGGGGCTCGGCCACGATCCTCGGGCTCTTCGCGGCGGCGTTCGTCAGCCTTGTCGCATTCGGTTTCGTGGAGGCTCGCGCCGAGGAGCCTATCCTCCCGCTGTCTCTTTTTTCGAACCCCATATTCTCCGTGTCCATGGCCGCGCTGTTTCTGGTCGGGATCGGCATGTTCGGCGTCATCCTCTTCATTCCGCTCTTCGCGCAGCTCGTGCTGGGAGTCACCGCGACCAATTCGGGAACCATCCTCACCCCGCTCACGCTGGCGTTCGTGGCGGCCAGCGTCCTCTCGGGTCAGCTCACTTCCCGGACGGGGCGATACAAGACGATCGCCGTGGCGGGGCTCGTGGTCGCGACGGTGTCGCTCTTTGTGATGTCCCGCATGACCGCCGCGACGTCGCAGGTCTCCCTCGTTGCGCGCATGGTCGCGACGGGACTCGGCATCGGCGCAACGCTTCCCGTGTTCACGCTCGCGGTGCAGAACGCATTCGAGCACGCGAAGCTGGGGATCGCTACGGCCTCCGCGCAGCTCTTCCGGAGCATCGGGGCCACGGTGGGCACGGCGGTGCTGGGGAGCGTGCTCAACGCGCGCCTCTCGCGCGAGCTGGGAAGCCTGGCCCACGATCCCTTCATCCAGGTGGCGGCCCGCGCATACCCGGCCGCGCACCTGGAGCGCCCGGACGCGAACACGCTGCAGCTTATCCTCACGCAGCCAGGGCGCGGGCGCATCGAGGCGCAGCTGGCCCATCTCCCGGCCGTGCTCCCGCCCGAAGCGCACGCCGCGTTCCATTCCTTCCTCGGCAGGGCGCGCGCGGCGTTCGCGGTGTCGATCACGGAGACCTTCCTCATCGCCTCCGCGCTCATGGCGGTCGCGTTTGTCGTTTCTCTCTTCCTGAGGGAGATTCCGCTGCGGAAAACCCACGCGGAGCGCCCCGGGGATGCCGCGGAACGGGAGCTGGAGGCCGAGAGGGCCGTCCTCCCGGCGCGGGACGCGCCGGGGAGCCCCTAG
- a CDS encoding ABC transporter permease subunit, whose product MRAHPVHAAALGLLLLTAPATAGVTVGSKAFPESWILGEALAEETRALGVADVEHRSNLGGTEIVYQALRSGSVDVYPEYTGTLLEVILHAPRPVALPAMRAAMAKEGLGVSEPIGFNDSYALAVTRAVRERYALRTISDLARHPELKLGLTHEFMGRPDGYAGLAAHYGLRMKHVVGIQHELAYTALASGRIDVTDIYTTDAQIERLGLHVLEDDRGFFPRYDAVWLYRLDLAAREPRALEAILALTGKIDEARMIRANARVVLGGQTFRQSADSLLAEALGRAPARKPAEADVAGSILRNTGQHLKLVALSLLVAVLIGVPLGVIATRSPLIGSTILSLTGLLQTIPSLALLALLIPLFGIGVAPALIALFLYSLLPIVRNTYVGLTTIPVPLAEAAAAIGLSPRAQLFRVRLPMASPAIMAGIKTSAVINVGTATLAALIGAGGLGEPILSGIQLRQNSLILQGAIPAAVLALLVQRAFDLIDLVAVPRGLRLPPIKG is encoded by the coding sequence ATGCGCGCGCATCCGGTCCACGCGGCGGCCCTTGGCCTCCTTCTGCTCACGGCCCCGGCGACGGCGGGAGTGACGGTGGGCTCGAAGGCCTTTCCCGAATCCTGGATTCTGGGAGAAGCCCTCGCCGAGGAGACGCGGGCGCTCGGCGTCGCCGATGTCGAGCACCGCAGCAATCTGGGCGGCACGGAGATCGTCTACCAGGCGCTCCGCTCGGGGAGCGTGGATGTCTACCCGGAGTACACCGGCACCCTCCTCGAGGTCATCCTCCACGCCCCGCGCCCGGTCGCGCTGCCCGCGATGCGCGCGGCCATGGCCAAGGAGGGGCTAGGGGTGAGCGAGCCGATTGGATTCAACGACAGCTACGCCCTCGCGGTGACCCGGGCGGTGCGGGAGCGTTACGCCCTGCGCACGATTTCGGATCTCGCGCGCCACCCGGAGCTCAAGCTCGGGCTCACGCACGAGTTCATGGGACGCCCCGACGGCTACGCCGGGCTCGCGGCCCACTACGGGCTGCGGATGAAGCACGTCGTCGGGATCCAGCACGAGCTGGCGTACACCGCGCTCGCGAGCGGCCGGATCGACGTGACCGACATCTACACGACCGACGCCCAGATCGAGCGCCTGGGGCTCCATGTGCTCGAGGACGATCGCGGGTTCTTCCCTCGGTATGACGCCGTGTGGCTCTACCGTCTGGATCTCGCCGCGCGCGAGCCCCGCGCGCTCGAGGCGATCCTGGCCCTCACCGGCAAGATCGACGAAGCGCGGATGATCCGGGCCAACGCGCGCGTCGTGCTGGGGGGTCAAACCTTCCGGCAATCGGCGGACTCGCTTCTCGCCGAGGCGCTCGGCCGCGCTCCGGCGCGGAAACCCGCCGAAGCCGACGTGGCGGGCTCGATTCTTCGAAACACCGGGCAACACCTGAAGCTCGTGGCCCTTTCTCTGCTCGTCGCGGTCCTGATCGGGGTTCCACTCGGGGTGATCGCCACGCGCTCGCCCCTGATCGGAAGCACGATTCTCTCCCTGACCGGCCTCCTCCAGACCATCCCTTCCCTGGCGCTCCTCGCGCTGCTCATTCCGCTCTTCGGAATCGGCGTGGCGCCCGCGTTGATCGCGCTTTTCCTCTACAGCCTCCTCCCGATCGTTCGGAACACCTACGTCGGCCTGACCACGATCCCCGTCCCCCTGGCCGAAGCCGCGGCGGCGATCGGGCTCTCCCCTCGGGCGCAGCTTTTCCGGGTGCGTCTTCCGATGGCCTCCCCCGCGATCATGGCCGGAATCAAGACAAGCGCCGTGATCAACGTGGGAACCGCGACGCTGGCGGCCCTGATCGGCGCGGGAGGCTTGGGGGAGCCGATCCTGTCGGGCATTCAGCTCCGGCAGAACTCGCTCATCCTGCAAGGGGCGATTCCCGCGGCCGTCCTGGCACTCCTGGTTCAGAGGGCCTTCGACCTGATCGACCTTGTGGCGGTCCCGAGGGGCCTCCGCCTTCCCCCCATCAAGGGATAG
- the egtB gene encoding ergothioneine biosynthesis protein EgtB, with protein MPNTLALTENRPTLAARLGEARARTDEIFSILRPEALYERSIPERHRLVFYLGHVEAFDWNLIARQAFGIEPFHEAFDRLFAFGIDPVGGGLPNEPASDWPEPGAIRDYNERVRGIVDECLNRPRSPRSEGDHETIFNMAIEHRLMHAETLAYLLHQLPYDAKIPPAEIPAPRSPVEIDPGRTAAIPAGHATLGRARVGGGFGWDNEYDQFGVQVPGFSIDVHKVSNASYLDFVRDGGYRRRDLWSEAGWNWKEREGIKHPHFWREREGDWLYRGMFAAVPLPLNAPVYVSHDEASAFARWAGRALPTEPQFHRAAYGAPDGGEREYPWGAEPPERKHGNFDLRLWDPTPLGAFPDGDSAFGVSELVGNGWEWTASVFGPFSGFRPHPFYEGYSANFFDGEHYVQKGGSPRTAACMLRRSFRNWFQPHYPYVYAGFRLAGP; from the coding sequence ATGCCGAATACCCTGGCTCTGACCGAAAACCGCCCAACCCTTGCGGCACGGCTTGGAGAGGCGCGCGCAAGGACCGACGAGATTTTCTCGATCCTGAGACCCGAGGCGCTCTACGAGCGCTCAATCCCGGAGCGCCACCGCCTCGTGTTCTACCTCGGGCACGTCGAGGCGTTCGACTGGAACCTGATCGCGCGGCAAGCCTTCGGAATCGAGCCGTTCCACGAGGCGTTCGACCGTCTGTTCGCATTCGGCATCGACCCTGTCGGCGGTGGGCTGCCGAACGAGCCGGCCTCCGATTGGCCCGAGCCGGGCGCCATACGGGACTACAACGAGCGCGTCCGGGGGATCGTGGACGAGTGCCTCAACCGGCCGCGATCGCCACGCTCCGAGGGGGATCACGAGACGATCTTCAACATGGCGATCGAGCATCGCCTGATGCACGCCGAGACCCTCGCCTATCTTCTGCACCAGCTCCCGTACGACGCGAAGATCCCGCCGGCCGAGATTCCTGCTCCACGCTCTCCGGTGGAGATCGATCCGGGGCGGACCGCCGCCATTCCCGCGGGCCACGCGACGTTGGGCCGCGCCAGGGTCGGCGGGGGCTTCGGGTGGGATAACGAGTACGATCAGTTCGGGGTGCAGGTCCCCGGCTTTTCCATCGACGTTCACAAGGTCTCCAACGCCTCTTATCTCGACTTCGTCCGCGACGGCGGCTACCGAAGGCGGGACCTTTGGTCGGAGGCCGGGTGGAATTGGAAAGAGCGCGAGGGGATCAAGCATCCGCACTTTTGGCGGGAGCGCGAGGGGGACTGGCTCTACCGCGGCATGTTCGCCGCGGTTCCGCTCCCCCTGAATGCCCCGGTGTACGTGAGCCACGACGAAGCCTCGGCGTTCGCGCGCTGGGCGGGGCGTGCCCTGCCCACCGAGCCCCAGTTCCACCGCGCCGCCTACGGAGCACCCGACGGCGGGGAGCGCGAGTACCCCTGGGGAGCCGAGCCGCCCGAGCGAAAGCACGGCAACTTCGATCTCAGGCTCTGGGATCCCACCCCGCTCGGCGCCTTCCCCGACGGGGACAGCGCGTTTGGGGTATCCGAGCTTGTCGGAAACGGCTGGGAGTGGACGGCGAGCGTGTTCGGTCCATTCTCCGGGTTTCGGCCGCATCCGTTTTATGAGGGTTACTCCGCCAATTTCTTCGACGGGGAGCATTACGTCCAGAAGGGGGGCTCGCCCCGGACCGCGGCGTGCATGCTTCGCCGGTCGTTCCGAAACTGGTTCCAGCCGCACTACCCTTACGTCTACGCCGGCTTCCGCCTGGCGGGTCCGTGA
- a CDS encoding EamA family transporter, which yields MEPAPAGRAPTRLRLWIAFGAVYVIWGSTYLAIRFAIETLPPLWMAGVRYLVAGAVLVIWQRARGTPWPTALEWREATVVGGLMLLGGNGGVCWAEQIVPSGVAALFISAVPIWIVLLDWLWQGSVRPSRRIVIGLALGIGGVALLVHTGGAPGGAAPPLGAAVLLLAAGLWGAGSLYSRRAKLPTSPFLAIGMEMVAGGALLLLAGAVLGEWSKINPSAASARSLFSLLYLITFGSLVGFSAYIWLLRATTPARASTYAFVNPVVAMFLGWALAGEVLTLRTLSAAAVAITGVALIISAQTAR from the coding sequence ATGGAGCCCGCTCCCGCCGGCAGAGCCCCAACCCGCCTGCGCCTGTGGATCGCGTTCGGCGCCGTCTATGTGATTTGGGGCTCGACCTACCTCGCCATACGCTTCGCGATCGAGACGCTCCCGCCCCTCTGGATGGCGGGTGTGCGGTACCTCGTAGCCGGCGCCGTGCTCGTGATCTGGCAGCGGGCGCGGGGCACGCCCTGGCCGACGGCGCTCGAATGGCGGGAGGCGACGGTCGTGGGGGGGCTCATGCTCCTCGGAGGAAACGGCGGCGTCTGCTGGGCCGAGCAGATCGTTCCTTCCGGGGTGGCGGCGCTTTTCATCTCGGCGGTTCCGATTTGGATTGTCTTGCTCGATTGGCTCTGGCAAGGAAGCGTGAGGCCGAGCCGGCGAATCGTGATCGGGCTCGCGCTCGGGATCGGTGGGGTCGCGCTCCTCGTTCACACCGGGGGCGCGCCCGGCGGCGCGGCCCCGCCCCTCGGCGCCGCCGTTCTCCTCCTTGCCGCGGGTTTGTGGGGGGCGGGCTCGCTCTACTCGCGGCGGGCGAAGCTCCCGACCTCCCCCTTCCTCGCGATCGGCATGGAAATGGTGGCCGGGGGTGCTCTCCTCCTTCTGGCGGGCGCCGTCCTGGGGGAGTGGTCGAAGATCAACCCCTCGGCTGCCTCGGCCCGATCGCTGTTCTCGCTCCTTTACTTGATCACCTTCGGCTCCTTGGTCGGGTTCTCCGCCTACATCTGGCTCCTGCGCGCGACCACTCCGGCACGCGCTTCGACCTACGCGTTCGTGAACCCCGTGGTGGCGATGTTTCTCGGATGGGCCCTCGCGGGGGAGGTTCTCACCCTTCGGACGCTGAGCGCCGCGGCGGTCGCGATTACCGGGGTCGCGTTGATCATCAGCGCGCAAACGGCGCGCTGA
- a CDS encoding RNB domain-containing ribonuclease has protein sequence MTVIPKTQHRALLLRVARRAMVEYGLEPDFPAEAIAEVEGIAGPAEPRGAGVRDLRNLPWCSIDNDDSRDLDQLTVAVPAPDGGTTRIIVAVADVSAMVEPGSALDGHAVANTTSVYTPPKVFPMLPERLSTDLTSLNEGVDRLAVAVEFTVDGEGLTTESSVSPAAVRNRAKLAYSSVGAWLEGNAGIPSAVEAVPHLTENLRIQDRAAQAIKTRRHEHGALELETIDVRARFEDEAVTGLTPERRNRAKEIIENFMIAANGAIARFLTERRLPVMRRVVRSPERWQRIVEIARALGESLPAEPDAKPLNEFLLRRRAADPLRFPDLSLSIIKLLGRGEYVASFPGQNVPGHFALAVTDYTHSTAPNRRYPDLITQRLLQAALARRSAPLNRDQLEALASHCTLKEDAAQKVERLTRKAAAACLLSDRIGQEFEGIVTGASPEGTWVRTLDPPVEGRVERGSAGLDVGDRVRVKLIHTDPERGFIDFARIGRAEPR, from the coding sequence ATGACCGTCATTCCCAAGACTCAGCACCGCGCCTTGCTTCTCCGGGTGGCGCGCCGCGCGATGGTCGAGTACGGGCTCGAGCCTGACTTCCCCGCCGAGGCGATCGCGGAGGTCGAGGGCATCGCCGGCCCGGCCGAGCCGCGTGGCGCGGGCGTGCGCGACCTGAGAAATCTCCCGTGGTGCTCGATCGACAACGACGACTCGCGCGACCTCGACCAGCTCACGGTCGCTGTGCCGGCGCCGGACGGGGGCACCACCCGAATCATCGTGGCCGTGGCCGACGTCAGCGCGATGGTCGAGCCTGGATCGGCGCTGGACGGGCACGCCGTCGCCAACACAACCTCGGTCTACACGCCGCCCAAGGTGTTCCCGATGCTCCCCGAGCGGCTGAGCACGGATCTCACATCCCTCAACGAAGGGGTCGACAGACTCGCCGTGGCCGTGGAATTCACGGTGGACGGCGAGGGCCTCACGACGGAGTCGAGCGTGTCCCCGGCTGCGGTGCGGAACCGGGCGAAGTTGGCCTACTCGAGCGTGGGCGCGTGGCTCGAAGGGAATGCGGGAATCCCCTCCGCGGTCGAGGCGGTGCCCCACCTCACGGAAAATCTCCGGATCCAGGATCGCGCGGCCCAGGCCATCAAGACGCGGCGCCACGAACACGGGGCGCTGGAGCTCGAGACGATCGACGTGCGCGCCCGTTTCGAGGACGAAGCCGTGACCGGCCTCACCCCGGAGAGGCGGAATCGGGCGAAGGAGATCATCGAGAACTTCATGATCGCCGCGAACGGCGCGATCGCGCGCTTTCTCACGGAGAGGCGGCTTCCGGTGATGAGGCGGGTCGTGCGCTCACCCGAGCGGTGGCAGCGGATCGTCGAGATCGCCCGGGCTCTGGGCGAATCCCTGCCGGCCGAGCCCGACGCGAAGCCCTTGAACGAGTTCCTGCTCCGGCGCCGCGCCGCCGATCCGCTGCGCTTCCCCGATCTCTCTCTTTCCATCATCAAGCTGCTCGGCAGGGGCGAGTACGTGGCGAGCTTCCCAGGACAGAATGTCCCGGGACATTTCGCCCTCGCCGTAACCGATTACACCCATTCGACAGCGCCCAATCGGCGCTACCCGGACCTCATCACGCAGCGGTTGCTCCAAGCGGCGCTCGCGAGGCGCAGCGCCCCGTTGAACCGCGACCAGCTCGAGGCGCTCGCGAGCCACTGCACGCTCAAGGAGGACGCCGCCCAGAAGGTCGAACGCCTGACGCGCAAGGCCGCCGCCGCGTGCCTGCTGAGCGATCGGATCGGACAAGAGTTCGAGGGGATCGTCACCGGCGCGTCGCCCGAGGGGACCTGGGTGCGCACCCTCGATCCGCCGGTGGAAGGACGCGTGGAGCGGGGTTCGGCGGGGCTCGATGTGGGCGACCGCGTGCGCGTGAAGCTCATCCACACCGATCCCGAGCGCGGATTCATCGACTTCGCGCGAATCGGACGCGCCGAGCCGCGCTAG
- a CDS encoding ATP-binding cassette domain-containing protein: protein MPLPDAAGIEIEDLRKSYDGTVALDVDRLTIEPRATLALIGPSGCGKSTLLRLIVGLLGPDRGRVTVAGIRMEPSTRRGLQLRMGYVIQEGGLFPHLTVEENIALVARDTGWERGKVAARVAELLELTQISRGLLARYPTQLSGGQRQRVALMRALMLDPDVLLLDEPLTALDPMIRSDLQRELKRVFERLRKTVLFVTHDMAEAAYIAGELAIMRSGRVLQRGRLQDLIRTPADPFVTEFIRAQRLLDVADLTAN, encoded by the coding sequence ATGCCCTTGCCGGATGCCGCGGGAATTGAAATCGAAGATCTGCGGAAGAGCTACGATGGCACCGTCGCGCTCGACGTGGATCGCCTCACGATCGAACCCAGGGCCACACTCGCGTTGATCGGCCCGAGCGGCTGCGGCAAGAGCACCCTTCTCCGCCTCATCGTGGGGCTCCTCGGGCCGGACCGGGGTCGGGTTACGGTCGCCGGCATCAGGATGGAGCCCTCGACCCGGCGCGGGCTCCAGCTTCGAATGGGGTATGTGATCCAGGAGGGCGGGCTCTTCCCGCACCTGACCGTGGAGGAGAACATCGCGCTCGTCGCCCGCGACACAGGATGGGAGCGGGGCAAGGTCGCGGCCCGGGTCGCAGAGCTCCTCGAGCTGACCCAGATCTCCCGCGGCCTTCTCGCGCGCTACCCGACGCAGCTGAGCGGCGGGCAAAGGCAGCGCGTCGCCCTCATGCGCGCGCTCATGCTCGATCCCGACGTGCTCCTCCTGGACGAGCCGCTCACGGCCCTCGACCCCATGATCCGATCGGATCTCCAGCGCGAGCTCAAGCGCGTCTTCGAGAGGCTGCGAAAGACGGTGCTCTTCGTGACCCACGACATGGCCGAAGCTGCCTACATCGCGGGTGAGCTGGCGATCATGCGGTCGGGCAGAGTTCTGCAGCGCGGAAGACTGCAAGATCTGATCCGAACCCCCGCCGATCCTTTTGTCACCGAGTTCATCCGGGCCCAGCGTCTCCTCGACGTGGCCGACCTCACGGCGAATTGA
- a CDS encoding response regulator, translated as MRMIATVRVRQEAMNPAASGTGNERVLMLETASRPYHILVEKMQQGAVAAAADGTIRYCNRRFAEMLKRPVDEVIGASVYRFLAAPSQVAYAEVAGSGSGQGEFGLVRSDGTVTPVHVAVNAIQDSEAATYLIVTDLTEQLARRRAEQLAERLEHELEERKRAEDALRLSEARIAEASRRKDEFLAVLSHELRGPLAPIQNALHVLQRDPHGPLAQQAREIVERQTTLMARLTDDLLDLSRISNGTIPLRAVRLDLAELVRRAAEDYRITLETAELKLETRLPEKELWVNGDATRLSQILTNVLQNASKFTEAGGKVLITLSEDPDGSAAIIAVRDTGVGMDGEHLARIFDAFRLGTRGSARSGGGLGIGMALAKGLVELHGGRIAASSDGPGRGCEFSIRLPLERETAPAPKAIRSAPAPTKSYRVLVIEDCADAAESMEMLLELMGHDVEKVHDGPAAVEVAKRYRPEIVICDIGLPGPMDGYAVAEVLRRDFPRGSAFMIALTGYGQHKDQLRSHEAGFDFHLTKPADPRELEKLLASLSSQI; from the coding sequence ATGCGGATGATCGCAACCGTCCGGGTGAGGCAGGAAGCCATGAATCCGGCAGCGAGTGGTACGGGGAACGAGCGGGTTCTCATGTTGGAGACCGCCAGCCGCCCGTACCACATCCTCGTTGAGAAGATGCAGCAGGGAGCCGTCGCGGCGGCTGCCGACGGAACCATCCGTTACTGCAACCGGCGCTTCGCGGAGATGCTCAAGCGTCCGGTGGACGAGGTGATCGGCGCGTCGGTCTACCGTTTCCTCGCCGCCCCTTCCCAGGTCGCCTACGCCGAAGTCGCGGGTTCAGGCAGTGGTCAGGGAGAGTTCGGGCTGGTCCGGTCGGACGGGACCGTCACCCCGGTTCACGTCGCCGTCAACGCGATTCAGGACTCGGAAGCCGCGACCTACCTGATCGTCACCGACTTGACGGAGCAGCTCGCGCGCCGTCGTGCGGAGCAGCTTGCCGAGCGGCTCGAACACGAGCTGGAGGAGCGCAAGCGGGCGGAGGACGCCTTGCGGCTGAGCGAGGCGCGAATCGCCGAGGCCAGCCGCCGCAAGGACGAGTTCCTCGCGGTGCTCTCCCACGAGCTTCGCGGACCTCTTGCCCCCATCCAGAACGCCCTCCACGTACTGCAGCGCGACCCCCACGGACCGCTCGCACAGCAGGCGCGTGAAATCGTCGAGCGGCAGACGACGCTCATGGCACGCCTCACGGATGACCTGCTCGACCTATCCAGAATCTCCAACGGAACGATCCCGCTCAGGGCGGTGCGGCTCGACCTGGCCGAGCTTGTCCGTCGCGCCGCGGAGGACTACCGAATCACGCTGGAGACGGCGGAATTGAAGCTCGAGACGCGGCTACCGGAGAAGGAACTTTGGGTGAACGGCGACGCCACGCGGCTCTCCCAGATCCTCACGAATGTCCTCCAAAACGCCTCCAAGTTCACCGAGGCGGGCGGCAAGGTCTTGATCACCCTTTCGGAGGACCCCGACGGCAGCGCGGCGATCATCGCGGTTCGCGACACCGGAGTCGGTATGGATGGGGAGCACCTGGCGCGGATCTTCGATGCGTTCCGATTGGGCACGCGCGGATCCGCGCGGAGCGGCGGAGGGCTCGGCATCGGCATGGCGCTCGCCAAAGGGCTGGTCGAGCTTCACGGCGGCCGGATCGCGGCCTCGAGCGACGGACCCGGACGGGGATGTGAGTTCTCGATCCGCCTGCCTCTGGAGCGCGAAACGGCCCCCGCTCCCAAAGCGATCCGCTCCGCCCCGGCGCCCACGAAGTCCTATCGGGTTCTCGTCATCGAAGATTGCGCCGACGCGGCGGAGAGCATGGAGATGCTGCTCGAGCTCATGGGGCACGACGTCGAGAAGGTCCACGACGGTCCGGCCGCCGTCGAGGTCGCCAAACGCTATCGGCCCGAGATCGTGATCTGCGACATCGGGCTGCCCGGCCCCATGGACGGTTACGCGGTAGCCGAGGTTCTGCGCCGGGACTTTCCACGGGGATCGGCGTTCATGATTGCTCTGACCGGCTACGGACAGCACAAAGACCAATTGCGCTCGCACGAGGCGGGCTTCGATTTCCACCTGACCAAACCCGCCGATCCAAGAGAGCTGGAAAAACTGCTGGCGTCGCTCTCCAGTCAGATTTAG